From one Anopheles cruzii chromosome 3, idAnoCruzAS_RS32_06, whole genome shotgun sequence genomic stretch:
- the LOC128274470 gene encoding trypsin epsilon-like, with product MWHTVVLVTAIAICGPFDSSCASPLSVEEVIARVNRGPRWVATGNRKNFAGNQQGYRIVGGIETSIEAVPYQVSLRYLNKHICGGSIISHSWILTAAHCLEWYPNNDQIRVHAGSSSVSSGGSLHEVFYYHLHPAYDAVEYQWDVATIRVRSVMAPGIGRATIALPPATGAPEWTIGENVTVSGWGFEIANGHVVDSLRMVQLVAVSRPSCNESWSGFITEDMVCAGAPLADACDGDSGGPAVQDGIQYGIVSWGASECGNLPGVYTNLAHPSIRTFIQRTTMV from the exons ATGTGGCACACCGTTGTCCTCGTGACGGCCATCGCCATCTGCGGGCCGTTCGATTCGAGTTGCGCCTCTC CCCTGTCGGTGGAGGAAGTCATCGCTCGGGTGAACCGTGGTCCCCGTTGGGtagccaccggaaaccggaagaaTTTTGCTGGCAACCAGCAAGGGTACCGTATCGTCGGTGGCATCGAGACGAGCATCGAAGCCGTTCCCTATCAGGTGTCGTTGCGGTATTTAAATAAGCACATCTGTGGCGGATCCATCATCTCTCATTCGTGGATCCTGACGGCGGCCCACTGCCTGGAGTGGTATCCCAACAATGACCAA ATTAGAGTTCACGCCGGAAGTAGCAGCGTCTCGTCGGGTGGTTCGCTGCACGAAGTGTTCTACTATCACCTGCACCCGGCCTACGATGCCGTCGAGTACCAGTGGGACGTGGCCACGATCCGGGTTCGCTCGGTCATGGCACCGGGCATCGGCAGGGCAACCATTgcgctgccaccggccaccggagcgccgGAATGGACCATCGGCGAAAACGTCACGGTGTCCGGCTGGGGCTTCGAGATTGCGAACGGACACGTCGTCGATAGTTTGCGCATGGTTCAGCTGGTGGCCGTCTCCCGCCCGAGTTGCAACGAAAGCTGGTCCGGTTTCATCACGGAGGA CATGGTCTGTGCCGGAGCTCCGCTTGCCGATGCCTGCGATGGGGACAGTGGCGGGCCGGCGGTACAGGATGGCATTCAGTATGGGATCGTATCGTGGGGAGCGTCCGAGTGTGGCAATCTGCCGGGAGTGTACACCAACTTGGCCCACCCGTCCATACGCACGTTCATACAGCGCACCACGATGGTGTAA